In Thermobaculum terrenum ATCC BAA-798, the DNA window GGAGGACATGTAGACTTCAACTTCACAGTAATGGACAGCGCCGGCCATACCTATACTCTGGATGATGCCAAGTTCATGCCAGCTAAGCTGTGCGAAACCGATCTGAAGACAGATGTAAATGGAGACGGCAAGGTCTCTGCCGATACTTGTGTAGATATCTCCCATTACGTAATTAGTGGTGTTGCTAAAGGTAAGGTAACTATTACCGAGAGCCAGCCTCCTGCGGGCCATATGTTTGGTGCGTTGTTGTTCACACCGCAGGCTCTCGGAGCCAATCAGGATGCCAATACTCTAGTAAGTGCCAGCAACGGTACAATAGTTCTAGACACCACCAAGGATAATGACGACACTGTTATGCTCCACGTTTATAACTTCAAGACTGGTATGCCATCAACTGGTGCTGGTGGAATGGCCAACAATAGCAACCTGCCAGTGGCTGGAATGGCTCTTGGTTTGTCCATGCTGGTAGGACTAGGAGCTCTGGGTACCCTGGCTCTGCGCCGCAGGTAATCAATAGCTTATAGTCCACCCAGGCTCAAGTCTAACCCCCAAGTGATTAGATCACTTGGGGGTTTTGTTTTCTCTAATACGACCAAGAAAAATTTATTAGCTGTCCCTTGATTGTCTCTCACCTGCAATACTTGCTTATTAGAGGAAACCAAAATATAATTTAACTCAGGCTAAAATATGGAGAGGTAATAAAAATGTCAAGGTTGGGAGAGGCTATAGAGGACTACTTAAAGGCTATTTATATGATTACCCATGAAGAAGGCTCTAGCGAAGAGGTAGCTAGCACGCAAGAAATAGCTGATTATCTGGAAGTATCACCAGCATCAGCGAGCAAGATGTTAGTCAAGCTGGATCGGATGGGACTTGTTAGTCATGAGCCTTATAAGGGAGCCAAACTTACTACCCAAGGGCAAAGGGTAGCACTCGAGATCATTAGGCATCATAGGCTTATAGAGCTTTACCTTCACAAGATGCTCGGTTACGGATGGGAAGAAGTGCATGAAGAGGCGGAAAAGCTAGAACACTACATCTCAGAGCAGATGGAAGAGAGGATGTTTGCTATTCTAGGCAAACCAGAGACAGATCCACACGGAGAAATAATACCTAGCACAGAGGGCAGTCTCACACAAAATCAGGAAAGGCATATAAGCAACCA includes these proteins:
- a CDS encoding metal-dependent transcriptional regulator, which encodes MSRLGEAIEDYLKAIYMITHEEGSSEEVASTQEIADYLEVSPASASKMLVKLDRMGLVSHEPYKGAKLTTQGQRVALEIIRHHRLIELYLHKMLGYGWEEVHEEAEKLEHYISEQMEERMFAILGKPETDPHGEIIPSTEGSLTQNQERHISNQIPMNELVCPASVIIRQVKTNSREKLTYLRDIGLTPGQEAKVLKKIPFEGGLIVRIGDKEHYLSPSLSKDIFVSPSYDSTCTERNNE